A stretch of the Drosophila sulfurigaster albostrigata strain 15112-1811.04 chromosome 2L, ASM2355843v2, whole genome shotgun sequence genome encodes the following:
- the LOC133850330 gene encoding protein PIEZO homolog isoform X2, producing the protein MVVIQFLEDFSVFKAQSHPAVVGSGFPCLKANKIASCAKVFVKCVVSVFVKSKVRQQQQQQRLQHQQQQQQQRQTTTTKERNSDNRKFCLQMLWT; encoded by the exons ATGGTGGTCATACAGTTTCTTGAGGATTTCTCAGTTTTTAAGGCGCAGTCACACCCTGCAGTCGTCGGGTCGGGTTTTCCATG CTTAAAGGCCAACAAAATCGCAAGTTGTGCAAAAGTGTTTGTGAAGTGTGTTGTGTCAGTGTTTGTAAAGAGTAAAgtgcggcaacaacaacaacaacaacgactgcaacatcagcaacaacagcaacaacaacgacaaaccACAACGACGAAAGAGCGCAACTCCGACAACCGAAAATTCTGCCTGCAGATGTTGTGGacataa
- the LOC133835350 gene encoding sarcolemmal membrane-associated protein → MVLVSNEWQSNKDEEQKSNVAAAAAIATTATTTGAAAGEAASIVQLNSSGGTTSSEQELTARPGTHLLAGVVAAEVSRRQQRKKTQSGTIMELNRKAEQEQQLLLREKHETETCELPTATEISSSNNSNSDMNSSNDANDNLENQNNNNTLAASDNCDSNTNTLQRHVAQQQQQQVQLQLAINSVLNSNNATTTMTTSTANNLFSSMGALQMPNESPTAAASPDMMMNNGSGEAKIVLQCEGKSHKFETRTISLAPNQECKVGRLIAKSKASEGNAIFDCKVLSRNHAMLWYTADGHFWVKDTKSSNGTFINDNKLGNDPAELHYGDTVKFGVEVIENSRNEVHGCIIARVTLFLPDGREAISIDSEQLQLTGPNRISYDEIQRLNAFLQEASQREKMLKAKLSNLQGVLDSTRKNSAMCWQSMITEDQLVHKINLLEKKLQMMEKNVPENALRNEIVKLLDDKTTYQLTAKEALRKVYQDRCDAMQMLSKMEMAYTTSDNECSILRAQIVNSKQTLQDFNTRLEMLQQEYAEYKQETLRQQQEAKEQDEQLKEHLSMQENEMEQLRQQLLRLQKIKTDKDSEQALQEQQVLEQLDAACGEHDDDDDDDDDDDDDNDDNDDDDADDEDDIKLAENEVKLETAQNATPSKQKSSKKSKRQLKEEFDLKHKVIRKNTMIKLLKNSDLSKGANASEILNAIFNNADSGDEEEHDLDHMPEKDQKASPTTTELSAGTKPVEAAETETVSDEFILHNGSNDAATTSGTTHNKLETQQTLVHDGGIDEDGDLAQEHAVDMLQEECQFYKQKSATLADDISALEKQMKVLQEQLLQQASERNSSAAEATEELASEDKEEHLQASIAKEVDGELSSWREELNTINDEEREEELIVYKERLEQSEMSNIQLREEISKLRLKQPLGGYDQMLYRSAIPLGAAALAVIIYFLIPPILTLAHNRQTSYLNANEIQYPYIYIYS, encoded by the exons ATGGTCTTGGTCAGCAACGAATGGCAGAGTAATAAGGATGAAGAGCAGAAGTCCAacgtggcagcagcagcagcaatcgcaacaacagcaacgacaacaggtGCAGCAGCTGGAGAAGCAGCTTCAATAGTTCAGCTTAACAGTTCAGGTGGAACCACATCCTCGGAACAGGAGTTAACTGCTCGTCCCGGAACACATTTGCTCGCTGGCGTTGTGGCTGCCGAAGTGTCGCGGCGACAGCAGCGCAAGAAGACGCAAAGCGGCACCATTATGGAGCTGAATCGCAAGgcggagcaggagcagcagctatTGCTGCGCGAGAAGCACGAGACGGAAACGTGTGAGCTGCCAACGGCAACAGAgattagcagcagcaacaatagcaatagcgATATGAATAGTAGCAACGATGCCAACGACAATCTGGAGAATcagaataacaataatacattaGCAGCATCAGATAACTGCGATTCGAATACAAACACATTGCAG CGACATGtggcgcagcagcagcaacaacaggtgcaactgcagctggccATCAATTCGGTGCTGAATTCCAACaatgcaacaacgacaatgacgACGAGCACAGCCAACAATCTGTTTAGCTCGATGGGTGCCTTACAAATGCCAAACGAATCGCCGACAGCAGCCGCATCGCCGGACATGATGATGAACAACGGTAGTGGCGAGGCAAAGATTGTGCTGCAGTGCGAAGGTAAATCGCATAAGTTCGAAACGCGCACCATCAGCCTGGCTCCAAATCAGGAGTGCAAAGTGGGCCGTTTGATCGCCAAGAGCAAGGCGAGCGAGGGAAATGCCATATTCGATTGCAAGGTGCTGTCGCGCAATCATGCAATGCTGTGGTACACAGCGGACGGACACTTTTGGGTGAAGGACACCAAGTCTAGCAATGGCACCTTCATCAATGACAACAAGCTGGGGAATGATCCCGCTGAACTTCACTATGGCGACACTGTCAAGTTTGGCGTCGAGGTCATTGAGAATTCACGCAATGAGGTGCATGGCTGCATTATTGCGCGAGTCACACTCTTTCTGCCCGACGGTCGGGAGGCGATCTCAATAGATTCGGAGCAATTGCAGCTGACGGGACCGAATAGAATTAGTTACGATGAGATACAGCGACTCAATGCATTTCTACAGGAGGCATCGCAGCGTGAGAAGATGCTGAAGGCTAAGCTTAGCAATTTGCAGGGTGTGCTCGATTCGACGCGCAAAAATTCGGCAATGTGCTGGCAGAGCATGATCACCGAGGATCAGCTGGTGCACAAGATAAATCTGCTCGAGAAGAAACTGCAAATGATGGAGAAGAATGTGCCCGAGAATGCGTTGCGCAACGAG ATTGTTAAGTTACTCGATGATAAGACCACGTATCAGCTGACGGCCAAAGAGGCGCTGCGTAAGGTGTATCAGGATCGCTGTGATGCCATgcaaatgttgtcgaaaatGGAGATGGCCTACACAACGTCGGATAACGAGTGCAGCATATTGCGCGCTCAGATAGTGAACTCGAAGCAAACACTGCAGGATTTCAATACACGTCTGGAGATGTTGCAACAGGAGTATGCGGAATATAAGCAGGAAACGCTGCGACAGCAGCAAGAGGCTAAAGAACAGGACGAACAATTGAAGGAGCATCTGAGCATGCAGGAGAATGAAATGGAACAGCTGCGCCAACAGCTGCTGCGACTGCAGAAAATCAAAACTGACAAAGACAGCGAGCAAGCACTGCAGGAGCAACAGGTGCTGGAGCAACTGGATGCCGCTTGTGGCGAgcatgatgacgatgatgatgacgacgacgacgatgatgacgacaacgatgataatgatgatgacgatgccgACGATGAGGACGACATTAAATTAGCCGAAAACGAGGTAAAGCTTGAAACTGCACAAAATGCAACACCCAGCAAACAGAAATCG AGCAAAAAGAGCAAACGGCAGCTGAAGGAGGAATTTGATTTGAAGCACAAAGTGATTCGCAAGAATACGATGATCAAGCTGCTCAAGAATTCAGATCTCAGTAAGGGCGCAAATGCTAGCGAGATATTAAATgccatatttaataatgcCGACTCTGGCGACGAAGAGGAACACGATCTCGACCACATGCCGGAGAAGGATCAAAAAGCATCGCCAACGACAACAGAGCTTAGTGCGGGCACCAAGCCGGTGGAGGCGGCAGAGACTGAGACGGTTAGCGATGAGTTTATACTACACAATGGGAGCAACGATGCTGCGACAACGTCAGGGACGACACACAACAAACTGGAGACACAGCAGACACTGGTCCACGATGGCGGTATTGATGAGGATGGCGATTTAGCGCAAGAGCATGCCGTGGATATGCTGCAAGAGGAATGTCAATTCTATAAGCAAAAATCAGCCACGCTTGCTGATGATATCAGTGCACTAGAAAAGCAAATGAAGGTACTGCAGGAGCAGCTATTGCAACAGGCATCTGAGCGTAATTCTAGTGCTGCTGAGGCAACCGAAGAGCTGGCTAGCGAGGACAAAGAGGAGCACCTACAGGCGTCTATTGCCAAGGAGGTGGATGGTGAGCTATCGAGTTGGCGTGAGGAGCTCAATACCATTAACGATGAGGAGCGCGAAGAGGAGCTAATTGTGTACAAGGAGCGATTGGAACAATCCGAGATGAGCAACATACAATTGCGCGAGGAAATCTCAAAGCTGCGTCTCAAACAGCCTCTTGGCGGCTATGACCAAATGCTTTATCGAAGCGCCATTCCATTGGGCGCTGCGGCACTGGCAGTGATCATCTATTTCCTGATCCCCCCGATTCTAACACTCGCACACAACAGGCAAACGTCGTACCTAAACGCAAACGAGATTCAATacccatatatatatatatattcatag
- the LOC133834964 gene encoding protein-associating with the carboxyl-terminal domain of ezrin, translated as MGNEGSKLKGLVIDKNAVEVNDFWALYNAESPTLCNNEEGGGGQLLSIFKGEILVKGQLWVVQGPMERAIKNLMIYRHPYILKYMSTWEQSGQKHLATERVRPLSDVLSQQSDIQICLGLRTILCSLIFLIEKALARHLNICTQSIYVTDKGSWRLAGFEYVWKAKEMNKQLLELAHGFRQPLAIDPANIEHGLEQFAFATLCEQILAKSSAGQAEKAATAGTPHVQEFRDYCSTHLKHQTTELRPKLSAVLLHPYFNHEFVLIHSFLFELPLKSVQERQQFFSTLIERLRCFDEQVVASQLASDLLSRMVLLDPTAQHSVTPYVLRTKTDNAGAAALFSPQTYVEYLLPHVLKMFRLRDAQIRLILLDYFMEYVRLLSDEQLLTEILPHLQLGMNDTNDVLVAKTLRSLADLVPILGAATVLGGDRRRCFSDGRPHAAVSSESAAQWTEPRSITPLMNGSAVDAVDYMVSGSPLPSVESNAAPMSLRLSPDGGEDDKSLTNLNEKPLDSNSDSADSTTSSAAHEQTLVNDEEEAWSDWENTDELQRLHVKQQEEALDELNLSNVETQSSTSTQATQPSIADSFRTACSNLSTATTAIKAAPVVVNNPPQSQRKLIDDLSALDIQVQLTTPSNTTEPAEFDFFKDMEPVIETKSMLPATDSEVVQIDVSRFAASASLANGHDTDGEADQGWGHDEDDEDDVVWGNDAEPAVSVS; from the exons ATGGGTAATGAAGGCAGTAAATTAAAAGGCCTAGTAATTGATAAAAATGCCGTGGAAGTGAATGACTTTTGGGCGCTCTACAATGCCGAGTCACCAACGCTGTGCAATAATGAAGAAGGAGGCGGCGGCCAATTGCTCTCAATATTCAAGGGTGAAATACTGGTGAAGGGGCAACTATGGGTGGTCCAGGGCCCCATGGAGCGGGCGATAAAG AACCTAATGATCTATCGCCATCCGtacatacttaaatatatgtCCACTTGGGAGCAGTCAGGACAAAAGCATTTGGCCACGGAACGTGTGCGTCCGCTAAGCGATGTGCTTTCCCAACAGAGCGACATACAAATATGCCTCGGCCTGCGCACCATACTTTGCAGTTTGATCTTTCTCATCGAGAAGGCGCTTGCCAGGCATTTGAACATTTGCACACAGTCTATCTATGTGACGGACAAGGGCAGCTGGCGTTTGGCTGGCTTTGAATATGTATGGAAGGCCAAAGAGATGAACAAACAGCTGCTGGAGCTTGCTCATGGCTTTCGCCAACCGCTAGCTATTGATCCAGCCAATATCGAACATGGCTTGGAGCAGTTTGCCTTTGCGACACTTTGCGAACAGATACTTGCGAAGAGTAGCGCTGGTCAAGCGGAAAAAGCGGCCACAGCTGGCACACCACATGTGCAGGAATTTCGCGACTACTGCAGCACTCATCTAAAGCATCAGACAACAGAGCTGCGTCCCAAATTGTCGGCTGTTCTGTTGCATCCGTATTTTAATCACGAATTCGTGCTCATTCATTCCTTCCTCTTCGAGCTGCCACTGAAATCGGTGCAGGAACGTCAGCAATTCTTCAGCACACTCATCGAGCGTCTACGCTGCTTTGATGAGCAAGTGGTTGCTTCACAGCTGGCCAGCGATCTGCTCTCCCGCATGGTCCTGCTCGATCCCACCGCCCAACACAGCGTGACGCCATATGTGCTGCGCACCAAGACCGATAATGCCGGCGCTGCAGCTCTTTTCTCGCCTCAAACGTATGTGGAGTATTTATTACCACACGTGCTAAAGATGTTTCGACTGCGTGATGCCCAAATCCGTCTCATTCTGCTCGACTATTTCATGGAGTATGTGCGTCTGTTGAGCGACGAGCAGCTGCTCACCGAAATACTGCCGCATCTGCAGTTGGGCATGAATGATACCAACGATGTGCTGGTGGCCAAAACACTGCGTTCGCTTGCCGATCTTGTGCCCATTTTGGGCGCAGCCACTGTGCTTGGCGGTGACCGCAGACGCTGCTTCTCTGATGGTCGACCACATGCTGCCGTTTCTAGCGAGAGTGCGGCACAATGGACGGAGCCACGATCCATAACGCCTCTCATGAATGGCAGCGCTGTGGATGCTGTTGATTATATGGTCTCGGGCAGTCCTCTGCCCTCCGTGGAAAGTAATGCGGCACCAATGTCACTTCGCTTGAGTCCTGACGGCGGCGAGGATGACAAGAGCCTCACAAATCTTAACGAGAAACCACTAGATAGTAACTCCGACTCTGCGGACAGCACGACGAGCAGTGCAGCTCATGAACAGACACTGGTCAATGATGAGGAGGAGGCGTGGTCCGATTGGGAGAACACCGATGAGCTGCAGCGTTTGCATGTCAAACAGCAGGAGGAGGCTTTGGACGAGCTGAATCTAAGCAATGTGGAAACACAGAGCAGCACCTCAACACAGGCCACACAACCCTCGATAGCCGACTCCTTCCGCACTGCCTGCTCCAACCTTTCCACAGCCACAACGGCGATCAAAGCCGCTCCCGTCGTTGTCAACAACCCGCCACAGTCGCAACGCAAGCTCATTGATGATCTCAGTGCGCTGGACATTCAAGTGCAATTGACAACACCGAGCAACACCACCGAACCAGCTGAATTTGATTTCTTCAAGGATATGGAACCGGTCATCGAGACAAAGTCAATGCTGCCTGCCACCGACTCTGAGGTTGTGCAAATCGATGTGAGTCGCTTTGCGGCATCGGCATCGCTGGCCAACGGTCATGACACAGATGGCGAGGCGGATCAGGGCTGGGGAcacgatgaggatgatgaagatgatgtcGTCTGGGGAAATGACGCGGAGCCCGCCGTCAGCGTATCTTAG
- the LOC133850330 gene encoding protein PIEZO homolog isoform X1 translates to MVVIQFLEDFSVFKAQSHPAVVGSGFPWCARLFKRLKANKIASCAKVFVKCVVSVFVKSKVRQQQQQQRLQHQQQQQQQRQTTTTKERNSDNRKFCLQMLWT, encoded by the exons ATGGTGGTCATACAGTTTCTTGAGGATTTCTCAGTTTTTAAGGCGCAGTCACACCCTGCAGTCGTCGGGTCGGGTTTTCCATGGTGCGCACGGTTGTTTAAGCG CTTAAAGGCCAACAAAATCGCAAGTTGTGCAAAAGTGTTTGTGAAGTGTGTTGTGTCAGTGTTTGTAAAGAGTAAAgtgcggcaacaacaacaacaacaacgactgcaacatcagcaacaacagcaacaacaacgacaaaccACAACGACGAAAGAGCGCAACTCCGACAACCGAAAATTCTGCCTGCAGATGTTGTGGacataa
- the LOC133834965 gene encoding splicing factor 45, whose translation MDLYDDIDAKPRASQMDGWSSGIKMLQTQLAVKKAQLPKPKPRDQIKKPLMTPVVNLRAKRPADAESFMPIAVAAKPIISSTTLQAAPALLESIKTDDWDFVDEYDPQWPNEYEKLKDKSKSSEKPRNSSSGNNNREDRDRDRDRDRERKRNRSGRRDTHSHDTSPPAMKYSGFGQRQSDEDRYSPPAPGSVAKQGGGAAIAPPPSLSIDNGDGASNVTIPYSASSVAAKIMAKYGFKDGQGLGKSEQGMSMALQVEKTSKRGGRIIHEKDVFIPPLGAPSSPPPSSSSQLPTVNATPRVSSPTPAVVMPPPPLPAPAVTASPAATAAETEPSITEIMKAPSKVVLLRNMVGPGDVDEELEPEVKDECNTKYGEVNSVIIHEAFGTVPEDAVKIFVEFKRIESAIKAVVDLNGRFFGGRQVRAGFYNFDKFKSFQLN comes from the exons ATGGATTTATACGACGATATAGACGCTAAGCCGCGTGCTAGCCAAATGGATGGATGGTCGTCGGGCATCAAAATGCTGCAAACACAATTGGCAGTAAAGAAAGCGCAGTTGCCGAAGCCCAAACCAAGAGATCAAATCAAGAAACCG CTAATGACACCCGTGGTTAATCTACGTGCAAAACGGCCAGCAGACGCAGAAAGTTTCATGCCCATTGCAGTGGCTGCCAAACCAATCATTAGCAGCACCACTTTGCAAGCAGCTCCAGCGCTGCTTGAAAGCATTAAGACAGATGACTGGGATTTTGTGGACGAGTACGATCCACAGTGGCCGAACGAGTACGAAAAGCTGAAGgacaagagcaagagcagcgAGAAACcacgcaacagcagcagcggcaacaacaatcgagAGGATCGAGATCGCGATAGAGATCGAGATCGGGAACGCAAACGGAATCGCAGCGGACGCCGAGACACGCACAGTCATGACACTTCACCACCAGCAATGAAGTACAGTGGCTTTGGTCAGCGCCAGAGTGACGAAGATCGTTACAGTCCACCAGCGCCGGGTTCGGTGGCTAAACAAGGAGGTGGCGCTGCTATTGCGCCGCCGCCATCGCTCTCCATTGATAATGGCGACGGTGCCTCTAATGTCACCATACCGTATTCGGCCAGCTCAGTGGCCGCCAAGATAATGGCAAAGTACGGTTTCAAAGATGGCCAAGGACTGGGCAAATCGGAGCAGGGCATGTCAATGGCACTGCAGGTGGAGAAGACGTCTAAGCGAGGTGGACGCATTATACACGAAAAGGATGTATTTATACCGCCACTAGGAGCACCGTCCTCTCCGCcaccatcgtcatcgtctcAATTGCCCACAGTGAATGCAACGCCTCGAGTCTCAAGTCCTACTCCTGCAGTTGTGATGCCGCCTCCGCCATTGCCAGCTCCAGCAGTAACAGCTTCACCAGCAGCAACCGCTGCTGAAACTGAGCCCAGCATAACAGAGATCATGAAGGCGCCCAGCAAAGTTGTGTTATTGCGCAATATGGTTGGGCCCGGCGATGTGGACGAAGAGCTGGAACCAGAAGTGAAGGATGAATGTAACACAAAGTACGGCGAGGTGAATAGTGTCATCATCCACGAGGCGTTCGGTACTGTGCCCGAGGATGCCGTCAAAATCTTTGTCGAGTTTAAACGCATCGAGAGCGCAATTAAAG CTGTCGTGGATTTGAATGGTCGCTTTTTTGGAGGGCGACAGGTGCGTGCtggattttataattttgacaagttcaaaagttttcaattaaattaa